In one Neobacillus sp. WH10 genomic region, the following are encoded:
- a CDS encoding DUF6123 family protein: MRTVEEYLHYLKGKGFQFQEDAIGFIFFGKHYTNASDEMINTAIELTLKAQRRFDGSFYMSLLETLISNKINTRKEAINFVKEQELLGI, from the coding sequence GTGCGAACAGTTGAAGAGTATTTGCACTACTTGAAAGGAAAGGGCTTTCAATTTCAGGAAGATGCAATAGGCTTTATTTTTTTTGGAAAACACTATACAAATGCTTCAGATGAAATGATTAATACAGCTATCGAGCTGACGTTAAAAGCACAGAGGAGATTCGATGGCAGTTTTTATATGTCATTGCTGGAAACGTTAATCTCGAACAAGATCAATACCAGAAAAGAAGCGATAAATTTTGTTAAGGAACAAGAATTGCTTGGAATATAA
- the sspL gene encoding small, acid-soluble spore protein L, protein MSKKGNNRGMKAHGVNPQGYGQDTEFAAEPKSKLENAAKKKNTK, encoded by the coding sequence ATGAGCAAAAAAGGGAATAACCGCGGTATGAAAGCACATGGAGTAAATCCACAAGGATATGGACAGGATACAGAATTTGCTGCAGAACCAAAAAGCAAACTAGAAAATGCAGCAAAGAAGAAAAACACAAAGTAA
- a CDS encoding 5'-3' exonuclease, which translates to MNNQKPSLMLVDGMALLFRAFYATAVTGQYMINSKGIPTNGIHGFVKHLFTAVSSFKPTHLAVCWDMGSKTFRTELFADYKGNRGEAPIELIPQFDLVKEVVASFDIPNIGLKGYEADDCIGTIANQMKNHTHVSILTGDQDILQLLDERISVILLKKGYGNYLVHTPQTFFEEKGITPRQMIDLKALMGDTSDNYPGVRGIGEKTALKLLQEFEHIEGIISNLDRLSKSNKTKIEQDLDMLHLSRMLAEIKCDVPVSCALEEAGLRIEKEKALNKLMEIELRGVQRLLPFDEAIIS; encoded by the coding sequence ATGAATAATCAAAAGCCTTCACTTATGCTTGTTGATGGAATGGCCCTGTTATTCCGTGCCTTTTATGCTACGGCTGTGACAGGACAATATATGATAAATTCTAAAGGCATTCCCACGAATGGAATCCATGGCTTCGTAAAACATTTATTTACAGCGGTATCTTCGTTCAAACCTACACACCTGGCCGTTTGTTGGGATATGGGGAGTAAAACCTTTCGAACAGAGTTATTTGCTGATTATAAAGGAAATAGAGGCGAGGCTCCGATAGAACTGATCCCGCAATTTGACTTAGTAAAAGAAGTTGTCGCTTCTTTTGATATTCCAAATATTGGACTAAAAGGATATGAAGCGGATGATTGCATTGGAACCATTGCCAATCAAATGAAGAATCATACTCATGTATCCATTTTAACCGGTGACCAAGATATTCTTCAGCTTCTTGACGAAAGAATCTCAGTCATTTTATTGAAAAAAGGCTATGGGAATTACCTTGTTCACACTCCACAAACTTTCTTTGAAGAGAAAGGGATTACCCCAAGGCAGATGATTGACTTAAAAGCATTGATGGGTGACACAAGTGATAATTATCCAGGAGTGAGAGGAATCGGTGAAAAGACTGCATTAAAGCTTTTACAGGAATTTGAACATATTGAAGGTATTATTTCAAACTTAGATCGGTTATCAAAATCCAATAAGACAAAAATTGAGCAGGATTTAGACATGCTCCACCTGTCGAGAATGCTCGCTGAAATAAAATGTGATGTTCCAGTTAGCTGTGCCTTGGAAGAGGCAGGACTTAGAATTGAAAAAGAAAAAGCATTAAATAAATTGATGGAAATTGAGCTTCGAGGAGTACAGCGGCTGCTTCCGTTTGATGAAGCTATTATTTCCTAA
- a CDS encoding sulfurtransferase, giving the protein MKYVKDKEWLLKNLNANNVRIVDCRFSLAEPEIGKRDYLSNHIPYAVFFDLEKDLSAPVGEHGGRHPLPNVAELVMKLEAAGISSDTTVIAYDNGEGSYAARFWWLLQYLGHEEVYVLDGGYKCWLEVNNPVTEDIPAFEKADFLVNLRSELLASVEEVKEAVEKQNKILIDSREEKRYLGLEEPIDKKAGHIPGAINKPWMKGLRGNQYLPVVEQKQRFSDIDSDSQIIVYCGSGVTAVPNFLALKEAGFEKVKLYVGSFSDWISYEENKIE; this is encoded by the coding sequence ATGAAATATGTTAAGGACAAGGAATGGTTATTGAAAAATTTAAATGCAAATAATGTAAGAATTGTCGATTGCCGATTCTCATTAGCAGAACCCGAAATAGGGAAACGGGACTATTTAAGCAATCATATTCCTTATGCAGTTTTCTTTGATTTAGAAAAAGATTTGTCAGCTCCAGTTGGGGAACATGGGGGACGGCATCCATTGCCAAATGTAGCTGAATTGGTAATGAAGTTAGAGGCGGCAGGTATTAGTTCTGATACAACGGTCATTGCTTACGATAATGGTGAAGGATCTTACGCCGCACGATTTTGGTGGCTCCTTCAATACCTCGGCCATGAAGAGGTGTACGTGCTTGACGGTGGATATAAATGCTGGTTGGAAGTGAATAATCCTGTAACGGAGGATATTCCTGCCTTTGAAAAAGCGGATTTTCTTGTCAATCTGAGGTCTGAATTGTTAGCATCTGTTGAAGAAGTGAAAGAAGCAGTTGAAAAACAAAACAAGATCCTAATCGATTCCCGTGAAGAAAAGCGTTATCTTGGTTTGGAAGAACCAATTGATAAAAAAGCCGGCCATATCCCTGGTGCGATAAATAAGCCGTGGATGAAGGGATTAAGAGGTAATCAATATTTACCAGTAGTTGAACAAAAACAAAGGTTTTCAGATATTGATTCTGACAGTCAAATCATTGTTTACTGCGGTTCAGGGGTAACCGCCGTACCAAATTTTCTTGCATTAAAAGAAGCAGGTTTTGAAAAGGTAAAGCTCTATGTTGGGAGCTTTAGCGACTGGATTTCCTATGAGGAAAATAAAATCGAATAA
- a CDS encoding dynamin family protein — protein sequence MKMVQTANQNETIQTLKRKIVSIYEYLINQHDPIQAEKVKQLAKKIENREFLIAFCGHFSAGKSTIINQVVGGNLLPSSPIPTSANLVKVKSGEDYAKVFFKNEKPRLYLAPYDYDLVKKYCKDGDSIEELEISNSDSRLPSNTVIMDTPGIDSADDAHRIATESAIHLADLIFYVMDYNHVQAELNFLFTKELTKVGKEVYLVINQIDKHKDEELSFSDFQKSVVDSFASWGVHPARIFYTSLKYKEHPFNEFQQLQAFIAEKLDAKDQLIVPSIFHSLKKIAQDHVNQANWLEEEGFTPTLEILKEVTEQEKQDIVTSYQRLTSNLKKIKEGTLDKEREFDNNIAQIMKSAYLMPFQTRELAESFLESFQSEFKVGFLFSKQKTLDEKNKRLDSFYQDLLEKTKSQLEWHLREFLLRTLKESELNQVELQGLAQSFSIPVPIDLVINTVKSGAHVTGDYVIHYTEDVANGIKRIARNQLADFKKNFLEALKNQTAKVKEQDEKELFKIERYVKAIEGLKKLEQNSFLREKAIDALFIQSGDFHEDVYELFVQEEEEYEVVNSTEETKSLQQEKRKSDKTSEVPFILDPRTNDSGQGEVRLKNTTERLYHVSKLIKPLPGFQKLAKELNDKAERLENKGFTVALFGAFSAGKSSFANALLGEKVLPVSPNPTTAAINKIKPVSDVHPHGTVLVKFKERDTMLEDVNRALKVFDLHANDFYAGAEIIDQVMLEKGREGVLEKTHFAFLQAFKKGYSSFVELLGTVKETDIKEFHEFVAKEEKSCYVEWIELYYDCELTQKGITLVDTPGADSINARHTGVAFDYIKNSDAILFVTYYNHAFSKADREFLIQLGRVKESFQMDKMFFIINAIDLAENEEEQETVTEYVSEQLMKYGIRNPHLYPLSSLLAINEKMNSKLIVGSGMSKFEQAFYHFISRDLTEMAISSAEKEFARVHELIGKLIQSSREDHSVKEQKRSEIEKQKGTIKELMEKQTAEPLQNRLHMEAEELVYYIKQRVFLRFGDFFKEAFNPSSLRDDGRNLKKSLQAALDEFLESLGYDFAQEMRATTVRIDRFIERLLTEYQTGLIKNLIDINHDLSFSIFEKVQSEEIDFPTAFMGLDLQMFAKAMAYFKNPKAFFEKNEKKLMSDELNSILNALADNYLKQESNRLKRHYSTELNNEFNQLVMQMTEQADDFYLSLLSALDGGLSIELLTDIQDKLTEELAK from the coding sequence ATGAAAATGGTGCAAACAGCCAATCAGAACGAAACTATTCAAACATTAAAACGAAAAATCGTTTCGATATATGAGTATTTAATCAATCAACATGATCCAATACAAGCCGAAAAAGTAAAACAGCTTGCCAAAAAGATAGAGAATCGGGAATTCCTTATAGCGTTCTGCGGTCATTTTTCCGCGGGAAAATCAACGATTATCAATCAAGTTGTCGGGGGAAATTTATTGCCATCAAGTCCGATTCCGACTAGTGCAAACCTAGTGAAAGTTAAATCCGGTGAGGATTATGCGAAAGTATTTTTTAAAAATGAAAAACCTAGGCTTTATTTAGCACCGTATGACTATGATTTAGTTAAAAAATATTGTAAAGATGGTGACAGTATCGAAGAACTGGAGATTAGTAATAGCGATTCCCGTCTGCCATCGAATACAGTGATTATGGATACACCGGGAATCGATTCTGCCGATGATGCACACCGGATCGCAACGGAATCCGCCATTCATCTAGCTGATTTAATCTTTTATGTGATGGATTACAATCATGTCCAAGCTGAATTGAATTTTTTATTTACAAAGGAATTAACGAAGGTCGGCAAAGAAGTTTATCTAGTTATTAACCAAATTGATAAACATAAAGATGAGGAATTAAGTTTTTCAGACTTTCAAAAAAGTGTTGTTGATTCGTTTGCGTCATGGGGAGTCCATCCTGCAAGGATTTTTTATACATCATTAAAGTATAAAGAACACCCTTTTAATGAATTCCAACAGCTTCAAGCTTTTATTGCTGAAAAATTGGATGCAAAGGATCAATTGATCGTTCCATCCATTTTTCATTCATTAAAAAAAATAGCCCAAGATCATGTAAACCAAGCAAATTGGCTGGAAGAAGAGGGGTTTACACCCACTCTTGAAATTTTAAAAGAAGTAACAGAGCAGGAAAAACAAGATATAGTAACCTCCTATCAAAGACTCACCTCCAATCTAAAGAAAATAAAGGAAGGTACGCTTGATAAGGAAAGGGAATTTGATAACAATATAGCCCAAATCATGAAAAGTGCTTATCTCATGCCTTTTCAAACAAGGGAGTTAGCGGAAAGCTTTCTAGAATCCTTTCAGTCAGAATTTAAAGTAGGATTCCTGTTTTCTAAGCAAAAAACCTTAGATGAGAAGAATAAGAGATTAGACAGTTTTTATCAGGATCTGCTTGAAAAAACAAAATCACAGCTTGAGTGGCATTTAAGAGAATTTCTGCTTCGAACCTTAAAGGAATCGGAACTTAATCAAGTCGAGCTTCAAGGTTTAGCGCAATCCTTTTCCATCCCTGTCCCAATTGATTTGGTAATCAATACAGTGAAATCAGGGGCACATGTAACTGGAGACTATGTCATCCATTATACAGAGGACGTTGCCAATGGGATCAAAAGGATCGCGAGAAACCAACTTGCTGATTTTAAAAAGAATTTTTTAGAAGCTTTAAAAAATCAAACGGCTAAGGTAAAGGAACAGGACGAAAAAGAATTATTCAAAATAGAGAGATACGTAAAAGCTATAGAAGGGCTGAAAAAGCTTGAACAAAACAGTTTTTTACGAGAAAAAGCAATCGATGCTCTTTTTATTCAATCTGGAGATTTTCATGAAGATGTGTATGAGCTTTTTGTTCAAGAAGAGGAAGAATATGAAGTGGTTAATTCCACTGAAGAAACGAAATCTTTACAACAAGAAAAGCGAAAATCTGATAAAACAAGTGAAGTACCTTTCATTCTGGATCCAAGGACAAATGATAGCGGTCAAGGTGAAGTCCGATTGAAGAATACTACTGAGAGACTTTATCACGTATCAAAACTAATCAAACCCCTGCCTGGTTTTCAAAAGCTTGCAAAGGAATTAAACGATAAAGCAGAAAGATTAGAAAATAAAGGATTCACGGTTGCGTTATTTGGTGCCTTTAGTGCCGGAAAATCCTCTTTTGCTAATGCCCTATTGGGAGAAAAAGTATTACCTGTTTCGCCTAATCCGACTACGGCTGCCATCAATAAGATTAAGCCGGTTTCAGATGTACATCCACATGGAACAGTTCTGGTTAAGTTTAAGGAGCGAGACACGATGCTTGAGGATGTAAATCGTGCCTTAAAGGTTTTTGATTTACATGCTAATGATTTCTATGCGGGCGCAGAAATAATTGATCAAGTTATGCTTGAGAAAGGGAGAGAAGGAGTTCTAGAGAAAACTCATTTTGCATTTTTACAGGCATTTAAGAAAGGATATTCATCCTTTGTAGAATTACTCGGAACCGTAAAGGAAACTGACATAAAAGAATTTCATGAATTTGTCGCAAAGGAAGAAAAATCATGCTACGTCGAATGGATTGAGCTGTACTATGATTGTGAGTTAACACAAAAAGGAATAACACTCGTTGATACCCCGGGAGCTGATTCCATTAACGCCCGCCATACTGGTGTAGCCTTTGATTACATTAAAAACTCAGATGCAATCCTTTTTGTCACATATTACAACCATGCATTTTCAAAAGCCGACCGAGAATTTTTAATCCAGCTTGGACGTGTAAAGGAATCGTTCCAAATGGATAAAATGTTCTTCATAATTAATGCGATCGATCTTGCAGAAAATGAAGAAGAACAGGAAACGGTGACAGAATATGTCTCAGAGCAGCTAATGAAATATGGAATCAGAAATCCTCATCTGTATCCATTATCAAGTTTGCTTGCCATAAATGAAAAAATGAATTCAAAACTTATCGTAGGTTCTGGAATGAGCAAGTTCGAGCAAGCGTTTTATCATTTTATTTCTAGGGACTTAACGGAGATGGCCATCTCGTCAGCCGAAAAAGAATTTGCTCGAGTGCATGAACTGATAGGCAAGCTTATTCAAAGCTCGAGGGAAGACCATTCAGTTAAGGAGCAAAAACGATCCGAGATTGAAAAGCAAAAGGGGACGATCAAGGAGTTAATGGAAAAACAAACCGCTGAGCCGTTGCAGAACCGTTTGCACATGGAGGCGGAAGAATTAGTTTACTATATTAAGCAAAGAGTATTCTTGCGTTTTGGTGATTTCTTTAAAGAGGCATTTAATCCGTCATCACTTCGAGACGACGGCCGCAATCTGAAAAAGTCGCTGCAAGCAGCACTTGATGAATTTCTCGAAAGCCTTGGTTATGATTTTGCCCAAGAAATGAGAGCAACCACTGTCAGAATTGACCGCTTTATTGAAAGGCTACTTACGGAGTATCAAACAGGGCTCATTAAGAACCTTATAGACATAAACCATGACCTTTCCTTTTCTATATTTGAAAAAGTCCAAAGTGAAGAAATTGATTTTCCAACTGCCTTTATGGGTTTAGACCTTCAGATGTTTGCGAAAGCAATGGCGTATTTTAAAAATCCAAAGGCCTTTTTTGAAAAAAACGAAAAGAAACTCATGAGCGATGAACTTAATAGTATCCTAAATGCACTTGCAGACAACTATTTGAAGCAAGAATCTAATCGGTTAAAAAGACATTATTCAACTGAATTGAATAACGAATTCAATCAGTTAGTAATGCAAATGACTGAGCAGGCGGATGATTTTTATTTAAGCCTTCTTTCAGCCTTAGATGGTGGACTTTCGATAGAACTTTTAACTGACATCCAAGATAAACTTACAGAAGAATTAGCTAAATAA
- a CDS encoding isoprenylcysteine carboxylmethyltransferase family protein, translating to MTDLLLFIIVISFVIIQRIVELFIAKGNEKWMKQQGAVEFGEKHYKYMVMIHVLFFVVLSTEKVLFERELSHVWPIVFSLFCFAQFMRIWAITSLGKYWNTKIIVLQGAKVVRKGPYRFLKHPNYFVVAIELITVPLLFSAYYTAFLFTVLNVIMLMVRIPEEEKALKSLTEYEGVFQDCNRFIPRIVK from the coding sequence ATGACTGATCTCCTTCTATTTATAATAGTAATTAGTTTTGTCATCATTCAGCGCATTGTAGAACTTTTTATTGCAAAGGGTAATGAGAAATGGATGAAGCAGCAGGGAGCAGTCGAGTTTGGTGAAAAGCACTATAAGTATATGGTCATGATCCATGTACTGTTTTTTGTCGTATTATCCACCGAAAAGGTTTTGTTTGAAAGGGAGCTTTCCCATGTATGGCCAATTGTTTTTAGTCTATTTTGTTTTGCCCAGTTCATGAGAATTTGGGCAATCACATCTCTCGGAAAGTATTGGAACACGAAGATTATTGTCTTACAGGGGGCGAAGGTGGTTAGGAAAGGCCCATACCGATTTTTAAAACATCCGAATTATTTTGTGGTCGCAATTGAACTGATTACTGTGCCATTATTGTTTAGCGCTTACTATACCGCTTTTCTGTTTACTGTATTAAATGTAATTATGCTGATGGTACGAATTCCTGAGGAAGAAAAAGCACTTAAATCATTAACGGAATATGAAGGAGTCTTTCAAGACTGTAATCGTTTTATTCCAAGGATTGTTAAATAA
- a CDS encoding 3-oxoacyl-[acyl-carrier-protein] synthase III C-terminal domain-containing protein: MPAIISVSEVIPPFEITQNQASEFARELFADSFKDIERLLKAFQNGQIEKRHFVKNIEWFKENHSFEEKNYAYIESAVIHGKEAVVKCLTNPTFLKKNISFEEIDAIFFISTTGISTPSIEARIMDQLPFKPHTKRVPIWGLGCAGGAAGLSRAFEYCLAFPKAKVIVLSVELCSLTFQKNDLSKSNLIGTSLFADGIACALVCGDEVKKEEYCKKAASPSIIATQSTLMPNSLDVMGWELMNTGLFVIFSRDIPHIIEGWLKPNVTSFLAEHKTDLGQIDCFIAHPGGKKVLDAYVKALNIPPSMNEISLEVLRQYGNMSSATIFYVLRRFMEMDIPKNAIGLGTALGPGFSSELLLLRWK; encoded by the coding sequence ATGCCTGCCATTATTTCTGTATCAGAGGTTATTCCCCCTTTTGAAATTACCCAGAACCAAGCATCTGAGTTTGCAAGAGAACTTTTTGCTGATTCATTTAAGGATATTGAAAGACTGTTAAAAGCCTTTCAGAACGGGCAAATTGAAAAAAGACATTTTGTCAAAAATATTGAATGGTTTAAAGAAAATCATTCTTTTGAAGAGAAGAACTATGCCTATATTGAGTCCGCTGTGATCCATGGAAAAGAAGCGGTTGTGAAATGCTTAACTAATCCTACCTTCCTTAAGAAGAATATTTCTTTTGAAGAGATAGACGCCATTTTTTTTATTTCAACAACTGGCATATCAACCCCAAGTATTGAAGCAAGAATTATGGACCAATTGCCTTTTAAACCACATACAAAACGGGTACCGATCTGGGGGCTTGGCTGTGCCGGTGGTGCAGCCGGATTATCAAGGGCATTTGAGTATTGTTTAGCGTTTCCAAAGGCAAAAGTCATCGTTCTATCTGTTGAACTATGCAGCTTAACATTTCAGAAAAATGACCTTTCAAAAAGTAATCTAATTGGAACATCACTTTTTGCCGATGGAATTGCCTGCGCATTGGTTTGCGGTGATGAAGTAAAAAAAGAGGAGTATTGCAAGAAGGCAGCATCACCTTCGATTATCGCAACGCAATCTACACTTATGCCGAATTCTTTGGATGTGATGGGCTGGGAATTAATGAATACTGGCTTATTCGTCATATTTTCCCGTGATATCCCACATATTATCGAAGGCTGGCTAAAGCCAAATGTAACGAGTTTTTTAGCAGAGCATAAAACCGACCTGGGGCAAATTGACTGTTTCATTGCCCATCCTGGCGGTAAAAAGGTATTGGATGCATATGTAAAGGCTTTAAATATTCCACCTTCCATGAATGAGATTTCTTTGGAGGTTTTAAGGCAATATGGAAATATGTCTTCAGCAACGATATTTTATGTGTTAAGGCGATTTATGGAGATGGACATTCCTAAAAACGCTATTGGTCTAGGAACAGCACTTGGCCCAGGATTCAGTTCCGAATTACTCTTACTGAGGTGGAAATAA